A DNA window from Streptococcus parapneumoniae contains the following coding sequences:
- a CDS encoding hydroxymethylglutaryl-CoA reductase, degradative, protein MKISWNGFSKKSYQERLELLTAQALLSPERQASLEQDEQMSVTVADQLSENVVGTFSLPYSLVPEVLVNGQEYTVPYVTEEPSVVAAASYASKIIKRAGGFTAQVHERQMIGQVALYQVAEPEQAQEKIASKKAELLELANQAYPSIVKRGGGARDLHVEQIKGETDFLVVYLHVDTQEAMGANMLNTMLEALKPVLEELSQGQSLMGILSNYATDSLVTASCHIAFRYLSHQKDQGREIAEKIAMASQFAQADPYRAATHNKGIFNGIDAILIATGNDWRAIEAGAHAFASRNGHYQGLSQWTLDLEREELVGEMTLPMPVATKGGSIGLNPRVALSHELLGNPSAKELAQIIVSIGLAQNFAALKALVSTGIQQGHMKLQAKSLALLAGASESEVAPLVELLIADKTFNLETAQRYLENLRS, encoded by the coding sequence ATGAAGATAAGTTGGAATGGATTTTCTAAAAAATCATACCAAGAGCGCCTCGAGCTGTTAACAGCTCAGGCGCTCCTTAGTCCTGAGAGACAAGCGAGTCTGGAGCAGGATGAACAGATGAGTGTGACTGTGGCAGACCAGCTGAGTGAGAATGTAGTGGGAACTTTTTCTCTGCCTTATTCGCTGGTCCCAGAGGTTCTCGTTAACGGTCAGGAATACACAGTTCCCTATGTGACAGAAGAACCATCTGTGGTTGCTGCGGCCAGCTATGCCAGCAAAATCATCAAGAGAGCAGGTGGCTTTACTGCTCAAGTCCATGAGCGCCAGATGATTGGACAGGTAGCCCTTTATCAAGTTGCTGAACCTGAACAGGCGCAAGAGAAGATTGCCAGCAAAAAGGCTGAACTCTTGGAGCTTGCCAATCAAGCTTATCCTTCTATCGTTAAACGAGGAGGTGGGGCGCGTGATTTGCATGTAGAGCAGATCAAAGGTGAAACGGACTTTCTCGTCGTTTATCTTCATGTCGATACCCAGGAAGCCATGGGTGCCAATATGCTCAACACCATGCTGGAAGCCTTGAAACCAGTCTTAGAAGAACTTAGTCAAGGACAGAGTCTCATGGGGATTCTTTCTAATTACGCGACCGATTCTCTGGTGACGGCTAGTTGCCACATCGCCTTTCGCTACTTGAGCCACCAAAAAGATCAAGGACGAGAAATTGCGGAGAAGATAGCCATGGCTAGTCAGTTTGCGCAGGCTGATCCTTATCGAGCCGCTACTCACAATAAAGGGATTTTTAATGGTATTGATGCCATTTTGATTGCCACTGGTAATGACTGGCGTGCCATTGAGGCGGGAGCTCATGCTTTTGCCAGTCGAAATGGACATTACCAAGGTCTTAGTCAATGGACGCTGGATCTTGAAAGAGAAGAATTGGTTGGTGAGATGACCCTGCCCATGCCTGTGGCGACCAAGGGTGGCTCTATCGGCCTTAACCCTCGTGTAGCCCTCAGTCATGAACTACTGGGGAATCCTTCTGCCAAAGAATTAGCCCAGATTATCGTATCTATCGGGCTTGCACAAAACTTTGCGGCCCTGAAAGCCTTGGTGAGTACAGGCATCCAGCAAGGCCACATGAAATTGCAGGCCAAATCCTTAGCACTCCTCGCAGGTGCTAGTGAATCCGAGGTAGCTCCTCTAGTCGAGCTCCTCATCGCAGATAAAACCTTTAACCTAGAGACAGCCCAGCGCTACCTCGAAAATTTAAGATCATAA